One region of Primulina tabacum isolate GXHZ01 chromosome 1, ASM2559414v2, whole genome shotgun sequence genomic DNA includes:
- the LOC142546548 gene encoding uncharacterized protein LOC142546548 isoform X1, producing the protein MSSHIPTLSVRDLVDEAKKRIVILVVCVVGLSYFMSLTSSSVLVNLPAAMFLIIIFHYLSLDFDMRKKTATYKSKPTSENNSSKRKLFESPRFIHERSDWKNKVNSPVVEEALDHFTRHIISEWVTDLWYSHITTDRQGPEELVLIMNGVLAEISSRMRNVNLLDLLTRDTINLLCSQLELFRATKKKIEVQQSRFLTIEERDDELKSVLAADNKLHPALFSAEAEHKVLQHVMNGFILFTFKPEDLKCSLFRNITRELLACVVIRPVINLANPRFINERIESLIISANKTAMAGNATRMASQSRVNGSTQVSAEDISESTDPSVNGVELVKLNDQNTKDDRDLDLESTSGTLLSKDPLLSMDTRSTRSWNSLPDIHNCDGRDIQPPRSGEVSGGSPNVFSRKKIDSLAPEHLDNIWEKGRNYRTKGDVDQLADPVQRNSSGVLSNTVELPKQKKNELEAMGGGSLDKGILNSGYYKHSGDNDTLTKENQASASLHEGEYEDKSLPSDEVESWSSSYSEGEDTSNVTGLDSPAIKVWDAKNKRNFSHIHHPLETLDGHSSIKGKKGHVITKRLHRNKSAKKRSRPSGYNRHLWQEGERTSFLLGDGQDVLNSTDVVDKPGDSSDDSETELSGRAFSEATTSPSLPDASLPINHKLAVNSATNSIIADSFFKLRCEVSGANIVKSGSKTFTVYSISVTNVNNNSWTIKRRFQHFEELHRRLKEFPEYYLHLPPKHFLSTGLDVFVIQERCTLLDQYLKNLLQLPKISCSIEVWDFLSVDSQTYIFSDSLSIIETFPVDLNGTLYENNKGHKKFAQPISDPISSKKENFRNENQHSESRIKGNHGCEDSKLKEGDQSLSAKNPEKEVRNASQESNADFKSSEPKNILSATNMERTANGDMRAPLYADDIYVSSDATLPSEWVPPNLSVPLLDLVEAILQLKDGGWIRRKVFWVVKQVLQLGMGDAFDDWLIGKIQLLRHGSVVASGIRRLETLLWPDGIFITKHPRRQRPQLASSVQNSPSDQHSTPCSPQPENVQNMEEIQQKEAERRAKLVYEVMIDKAPAAVVGLVGRKEYEQCAKDLYYFIQSSVFMKQLAFELLKLLLLSAFPELDSVFRKLYNEKESFGELKKN; encoded by the exons ATGAGCAGCCACATACCAACTTTGAGCGTTAGGGATCTCGTCGATGAAGCTAAGAAGCGAATTGTCATTTTGGTCGTGTGCGTTGTGGGGCTCTCCTATTTCATGTCAT TGACAAGTTCATCAGTTTTAGTCAACCTGCCTGCTGCCATGTTCTTAATAATCATTTTTCACTATTTGTCTCTGGATTTTGATATGCGGAAGAAAACTGCTACTTACAAAAGCAAACCAACATCTGAAAACAATTCTTCCAAGAGAAAACTTTTTGAGAGCCCAAGATTTATCCATGAAAGGTCTGACTGGAAGAATAAGGTGAACTCCCCTGTTGTTGAGGAAGCACTTGACCATTTTACTCGTCATATTATCTCAGAGTGGGTGACGGATTTATGGTATTCTCACATAACTACGGATAGACAAGGTCCAGAAGAGCTTGTGCTGATAATGAATGGTGTACTAGCTGAAATTTCAAGTCGCATGAGAAATGTCAATCTCTTGGATCTTTTAACAAG GGATACTATCAATCTTCTATGCAGTCAGCTGGAGCTTTTTCGCGCAACTAAGAAAAAGATTGAGGTGCAGCAATCAAGATTTTTGACAATTGAAGAGAGAGACGATGAACTGAAGTCTGTTCTCGCGGCAGATAACAAACTGCATCCTGCTTTGTTTTCTGCTGAAGCTGAGCATAAG GTTCTTCAACATGTCATGAATGGCTTCATTTTGTTTACGTTCAAACCAGAGGATTTGAAGTGTTCCTTGTTTCGCAATATTACCAGGGAACTCCTAGCTTGTGTTGTAATACGACCAGTCATAAATCTTGCTAACCCTAG GTTTATTAATGAGAGGATTGAATCTCTAATTATTTCTGCAAACAAGACTGCTATGGCAGGTAATGCAACTCGTATGGCATCACAATCTAGAGTTAATGGATCCACACAGGTATCAGCTGAAGATATTTCAGAGTCTACAGATCCTTCTGTTAATGGTGTTGAACTGGTAAAGTTGAATGATCAGAATACGAAAGATGATCGGGATCTTGACTTGGAAAGTACGAGTGGGACACTTCTCTCTAAGGATCCATTGCTTTCCATGGATACACGGTCTACCCGTTCTTGGAATTCTTTGCCAGATATTCATAACTGCGATGGTAGAGATATCCAACCACCCAGATCTGGGGAAGTGTCGGGTGGTTCTCCTAATGTGTTTTCACGCAAAAAGATTGACTCCTTGGCTCCTGAACATTTAGACAATATCTGGGAAAAGGGAAGGAACTACAGAACAAAGGGAGATGTGGATCAACTGGCTGATCCTGTGCAGAGGAACTCGTCGGGGGTGTTATCTAACACAGTAGAGCTGCCAAAGCAGAAGAAAAATGAATTGGAAGCAATGGGTGGTGGTTCTTTGGATAAAGGTATTCTTAATTCTGGATATTACAAACACTCTGGGGATAATGATACGTTGACAAAAGAGAATCAAGCTTCAGCTTCCTTACATGAAGGGGAATATGAAGATAAAAGTCTGCCTTCTGATGAAGTTGAATCCTGGAGCAGCAGTTACTCTGAGGGTGAAGACACCAGCAATGTCACAGGTCTCGACTCACCTGCCATTAAAGTCTgggatgcgaaaaataaaagaaatttcaGTCACATTCATCATCCTCTTGAAACTCTTGACGGTCACAGTAGTATAAAGGGAAAAAAAGGTCACGTCATCACTAAAAGGTTGCACAGAAATAAATCTGCAAAGAAGAGATCCAGACCAAGTGGTTATAATAGACATTTGTGGCAAGAGGGTGAAAGAACAAGTTTCCTATTGGGAGATGGGCAGGATGTACTTAACTCAACTGATGTAGTTGACAAGCCTGGAGATTCAAGTGATGATAGTGAGACAGAGCTGTCAGGTAGAGCTTTTAGTGAAGCAACAACTTCACCATCTTTGCCTGATGCTTCTTTACCTATAAATCATAAGTTGGCCGTGAATTCAGCGACAAATTCAATTATTGCTGATTCTTTTTTCAAGCTAAGATGTGAG GTATCGGGTGCCAATATTGTCAAGAGTGGATCCAAAACATTCACTGTGTATTCCATATCAGTGACAAATGTAAATAATAACAGTTGGACTATCAAAAGAAG ATTCCAACATTTTGAGGAGTTACATAGGCGCCTTAAAGAGTTTCCAGAGTATTATCTCCATTTGCCCCCGAAGCATTTCCTGTCAACTGGTCTGGATGTATTCGTAATTCAAGAACGTTGTACATTACTTGACCAGTATTTGAAG AACCTTCTCCAGCTTCCAAAAATTTCCTGCTCCATTGAAGTTTGGGATTTCCTTAGTGTCGATTCTCAG ACGTACATTTTTTCAGATTCATTATCCATTATCGAAACTTTTCCAG TTGACTTGAATGGCACGTTATATGAAAATAACAAGGGGCATAAGAAGTTCGCTCAGCCTATCAGTGATCCAATATCCTCCAAGAaagaaaatttcagaaatgaGAACCAACATTCAGAATCACGGATTAAGGGCAATCATGGTTGTGAGGATTCAAAACTGAAAGAGGGAGACCAATCTCTTTCAGCAAAAAATCCTGAAAAAGAAGTAAGAAATGCTTCTCAAGAGTCAAACGCTGACTTCAAAAGTTCAGAGCCAAAGAACATTCTTTCAGCAACAAACATGGAGAGAACAGCAAATGGAGATATGCGAGCTCCACTCTATGCTGATGACATTTATGTTTCCTCTGATGCAACCCTTCCTAGTGAG TGGGTGCCGCCAAACCTAAGTGTTCCTTTACTGGATTTAGTTGAGGCTATTTTGCAGCTCAAGGATGGTGGATGGATTAG GAGAAAGGTTTTTTGGGTGGTCAAGCAGGTTTTACAATTGGGAATGGGTGACGCCTTTGATGATTGGTTGATTGGAAAAATCCAGCTTCTGCGACATGGATCAGTTGTTGCTTCCGGAATCCGGCGGTTGGAGACG TTATTGTGGCCTGATGGGATATTCATAACAAAGCATCCAAGGCGACAGCGACCACAACTTGCAAGTTCAGTACAAAATTCTCCTAGTGACCAACATTCCACTCCCTGCTCACCTCAACCAGAAAATGTCCAAAATATGGAGGAGATACAACAGAAGGAAGCTGAGCGGCGAGCCAAACTTGTGTATGAAGTAATGATTG ATAAGGCACCAGCTGCTGTTGTAGGCCTTGTTGGACGCAAGGAATATGAACAGTGCGCAAAGGATCTCTACTATTTCATTCAG TCATCTGTTTTCATGAAGCAGCTGGCGTTTGAACTTCTTAAGTTGCTACTCTTGTCCGCATTTCCCGAGCTTGACTCTGTTTTCCGGAAATTGTACAACGAAAAAGAGAGTTTTGGTGAACTAAAAAAGAATTAG
- the LOC142546548 gene encoding uncharacterized protein LOC142546548 isoform X2, with the protein MKLRSELSFWSCALWGSPISCHVVTSSSVLVNLPAAMFLIIIFHYLSLDFDMRKKTATYKSKPTSENNSSKRKLFESPRFIHERSDWKNKVNSPVVEEALDHFTRHIISEWVTDLWYSHITTDRQGPEELVLIMNGVLAEISSRMRNVNLLDLLTRDTINLLCSQLELFRATKKKIEVQQSRFLTIEERDDELKSVLAADNKLHPALFSAEAEHKVLQHVMNGFILFTFKPEDLKCSLFRNITRELLACVVIRPVINLANPRFINERIESLIISANKTAMAGNATRMASQSRVNGSTQVSAEDISESTDPSVNGVELVKLNDQNTKDDRDLDLESTSGTLLSKDPLLSMDTRSTRSWNSLPDIHNCDGRDIQPPRSGEVSGGSPNVFSRKKIDSLAPEHLDNIWEKGRNYRTKGDVDQLADPVQRNSSGVLSNTVELPKQKKNELEAMGGGSLDKGILNSGYYKHSGDNDTLTKENQASASLHEGEYEDKSLPSDEVESWSSSYSEGEDTSNVTGLDSPAIKVWDAKNKRNFSHIHHPLETLDGHSSIKGKKGHVITKRLHRNKSAKKRSRPSGYNRHLWQEGERTSFLLGDGQDVLNSTDVVDKPGDSSDDSETELSGRAFSEATTSPSLPDASLPINHKLAVNSATNSIIADSFFKLRCEVSGANIVKSGSKTFTVYSISVTNVNNNSWTIKRRFQHFEELHRRLKEFPEYYLHLPPKHFLSTGLDVFVIQERCTLLDQYLKNLLQLPKISCSIEVWDFLSVDSQTYIFSDSLSIIETFPVDLNGTLYENNKGHKKFAQPISDPISSKKENFRNENQHSESRIKGNHGCEDSKLKEGDQSLSAKNPEKEVRNASQESNADFKSSEPKNILSATNMERTANGDMRAPLYADDIYVSSDATLPSEWVPPNLSVPLLDLVEAILQLKDGGWIRRKVFWVVKQVLQLGMGDAFDDWLIGKIQLLRHGSVVASGIRRLETLLWPDGIFITKHPRRQRPQLASSVQNSPSDQHSTPCSPQPENVQNMEEIQQKEAERRAKLVYEVMIDKAPAAVVGLVGRKEYEQCAKDLYYFIQSSVFMKQLAFELLKLLLLSAFPELDSVFRKLYNEKESFGELKKN; encoded by the exons ATGAAGCTAAGAAGCGAATTGTCATTTTGGTCGTGTGCGTTGTGGGGCTCTCCTATTTCATGTCATGTAG TGACAAGTTCATCAGTTTTAGTCAACCTGCCTGCTGCCATGTTCTTAATAATCATTTTTCACTATTTGTCTCTGGATTTTGATATGCGGAAGAAAACTGCTACTTACAAAAGCAAACCAACATCTGAAAACAATTCTTCCAAGAGAAAACTTTTTGAGAGCCCAAGATTTATCCATGAAAGGTCTGACTGGAAGAATAAGGTGAACTCCCCTGTTGTTGAGGAAGCACTTGACCATTTTACTCGTCATATTATCTCAGAGTGGGTGACGGATTTATGGTATTCTCACATAACTACGGATAGACAAGGTCCAGAAGAGCTTGTGCTGATAATGAATGGTGTACTAGCTGAAATTTCAAGTCGCATGAGAAATGTCAATCTCTTGGATCTTTTAACAAG GGATACTATCAATCTTCTATGCAGTCAGCTGGAGCTTTTTCGCGCAACTAAGAAAAAGATTGAGGTGCAGCAATCAAGATTTTTGACAATTGAAGAGAGAGACGATGAACTGAAGTCTGTTCTCGCGGCAGATAACAAACTGCATCCTGCTTTGTTTTCTGCTGAAGCTGAGCATAAG GTTCTTCAACATGTCATGAATGGCTTCATTTTGTTTACGTTCAAACCAGAGGATTTGAAGTGTTCCTTGTTTCGCAATATTACCAGGGAACTCCTAGCTTGTGTTGTAATACGACCAGTCATAAATCTTGCTAACCCTAG GTTTATTAATGAGAGGATTGAATCTCTAATTATTTCTGCAAACAAGACTGCTATGGCAGGTAATGCAACTCGTATGGCATCACAATCTAGAGTTAATGGATCCACACAGGTATCAGCTGAAGATATTTCAGAGTCTACAGATCCTTCTGTTAATGGTGTTGAACTGGTAAAGTTGAATGATCAGAATACGAAAGATGATCGGGATCTTGACTTGGAAAGTACGAGTGGGACACTTCTCTCTAAGGATCCATTGCTTTCCATGGATACACGGTCTACCCGTTCTTGGAATTCTTTGCCAGATATTCATAACTGCGATGGTAGAGATATCCAACCACCCAGATCTGGGGAAGTGTCGGGTGGTTCTCCTAATGTGTTTTCACGCAAAAAGATTGACTCCTTGGCTCCTGAACATTTAGACAATATCTGGGAAAAGGGAAGGAACTACAGAACAAAGGGAGATGTGGATCAACTGGCTGATCCTGTGCAGAGGAACTCGTCGGGGGTGTTATCTAACACAGTAGAGCTGCCAAAGCAGAAGAAAAATGAATTGGAAGCAATGGGTGGTGGTTCTTTGGATAAAGGTATTCTTAATTCTGGATATTACAAACACTCTGGGGATAATGATACGTTGACAAAAGAGAATCAAGCTTCAGCTTCCTTACATGAAGGGGAATATGAAGATAAAAGTCTGCCTTCTGATGAAGTTGAATCCTGGAGCAGCAGTTACTCTGAGGGTGAAGACACCAGCAATGTCACAGGTCTCGACTCACCTGCCATTAAAGTCTgggatgcgaaaaataaaagaaatttcaGTCACATTCATCATCCTCTTGAAACTCTTGACGGTCACAGTAGTATAAAGGGAAAAAAAGGTCACGTCATCACTAAAAGGTTGCACAGAAATAAATCTGCAAAGAAGAGATCCAGACCAAGTGGTTATAATAGACATTTGTGGCAAGAGGGTGAAAGAACAAGTTTCCTATTGGGAGATGGGCAGGATGTACTTAACTCAACTGATGTAGTTGACAAGCCTGGAGATTCAAGTGATGATAGTGAGACAGAGCTGTCAGGTAGAGCTTTTAGTGAAGCAACAACTTCACCATCTTTGCCTGATGCTTCTTTACCTATAAATCATAAGTTGGCCGTGAATTCAGCGACAAATTCAATTATTGCTGATTCTTTTTTCAAGCTAAGATGTGAG GTATCGGGTGCCAATATTGTCAAGAGTGGATCCAAAACATTCACTGTGTATTCCATATCAGTGACAAATGTAAATAATAACAGTTGGACTATCAAAAGAAG ATTCCAACATTTTGAGGAGTTACATAGGCGCCTTAAAGAGTTTCCAGAGTATTATCTCCATTTGCCCCCGAAGCATTTCCTGTCAACTGGTCTGGATGTATTCGTAATTCAAGAACGTTGTACATTACTTGACCAGTATTTGAAG AACCTTCTCCAGCTTCCAAAAATTTCCTGCTCCATTGAAGTTTGGGATTTCCTTAGTGTCGATTCTCAG ACGTACATTTTTTCAGATTCATTATCCATTATCGAAACTTTTCCAG TTGACTTGAATGGCACGTTATATGAAAATAACAAGGGGCATAAGAAGTTCGCTCAGCCTATCAGTGATCCAATATCCTCCAAGAaagaaaatttcagaaatgaGAACCAACATTCAGAATCACGGATTAAGGGCAATCATGGTTGTGAGGATTCAAAACTGAAAGAGGGAGACCAATCTCTTTCAGCAAAAAATCCTGAAAAAGAAGTAAGAAATGCTTCTCAAGAGTCAAACGCTGACTTCAAAAGTTCAGAGCCAAAGAACATTCTTTCAGCAACAAACATGGAGAGAACAGCAAATGGAGATATGCGAGCTCCACTCTATGCTGATGACATTTATGTTTCCTCTGATGCAACCCTTCCTAGTGAG TGGGTGCCGCCAAACCTAAGTGTTCCTTTACTGGATTTAGTTGAGGCTATTTTGCAGCTCAAGGATGGTGGATGGATTAG GAGAAAGGTTTTTTGGGTGGTCAAGCAGGTTTTACAATTGGGAATGGGTGACGCCTTTGATGATTGGTTGATTGGAAAAATCCAGCTTCTGCGACATGGATCAGTTGTTGCTTCCGGAATCCGGCGGTTGGAGACG TTATTGTGGCCTGATGGGATATTCATAACAAAGCATCCAAGGCGACAGCGACCACAACTTGCAAGTTCAGTACAAAATTCTCCTAGTGACCAACATTCCACTCCCTGCTCACCTCAACCAGAAAATGTCCAAAATATGGAGGAGATACAACAGAAGGAAGCTGAGCGGCGAGCCAAACTTGTGTATGAAGTAATGATTG ATAAGGCACCAGCTGCTGTTGTAGGCCTTGTTGGACGCAAGGAATATGAACAGTGCGCAAAGGATCTCTACTATTTCATTCAG TCATCTGTTTTCATGAAGCAGCTGGCGTTTGAACTTCTTAAGTTGCTACTCTTGTCCGCATTTCCCGAGCTTGACTCTGTTTTCCGGAAATTGTACAACGAAAAAGAGAGTTTTGGTGAACTAAAAAAGAATTAG
- the LOC142546562 gene encoding putative pectate lyase 5 has product MGIPLFTLMLPLLLVPLLTLSSPIPDPELIVREFNEKVNASRRNLGVLSCGASNPIDECWSCDPNWKNNRKQLADCAIGFGRQAIGGRDGKIYVVTDAGDDAVNPKSGTLRYGCIQSEPLWIVFSRDMVIKLKQELMITSFKTIDGRGVSVHIANGPCITLQYVTNVIIHGINIHDCKQGGNAYVRDSTKHFGWRGLSDGDGVSIFSSSNIWIDHCSLSNCQDGLIDAIRGSTAITISNNYMTHHDKVMLLGHSDSYTRDKAMQITIAFNHFGEGLIQRMPRCRHGYFHIVNNDYTHWRMYAIGGSASPTINSQGNRFLAPDDRDHKEVTKHETAPQSQWKKWSWRSEGDLMLNGAFFTLSGAGASSNFAKASSLSARTSSLVSSMTARAGVLNCKEGNAC; this is encoded by the exons ATGGGAATCCCACTTTTCACTCTAATGTTACCTCTTCTTTTGGTTCCACTTCTCACATTATCTTCCCCGATTCCAGACCCTGAACTAATAGTGCGAGAATTTAACGA AAAAGTTAATGCATCAAGAAGGAATTTGGGAGTTCTATCCTGTGGAGCAAGCAACCCCATTGACGAATGCTGGAGTTGTGACCCTAATTGGAAAAACAATAGGAAGCAGTTGGCAGATTGCGCGATCGGGTTTGGAAGACAGGCCATTGGTGGAAGAGATGGCAAGATTTATGTAGTGACAGATGCTGGAGATGATGCGGTGAATCCGAAATCGGGGACTCTGAGATATGGTTGCATCCAAAGCGAGCCTTTGTGGATCGTTTTTTCGCGAGATATGGTCATCAAACTCAAGCAAGAACTCATGATAACCTCGTTCAAAACAATTGACGGCAGAGGTGTGAGTGTGCACATAGCTAATGGGCCATGCATAACCCTTCAATATGTTACAAATGTCATCATACATGGCATCAACATACATGACTGCAAGCAAGGGGGGAATGCTTATGTTAGGGATTCTACTAAACATTTTGGATGGAGAGGCTTATCAGATGGTGACGGGGTGTCTATATTCAGTTCCAGCAATATTTGGATCGATCATTGCTCGTTGTCTAATTGCCAAGATGGCCTCATCGACGCCATACGTGGCTCGACAGCCATCACCATTTCGAACAATTACATGACACATCATGATAAGGTCATGCTCTTGGGGCATAGTGATAGTTACACACGTGATAAAGCTATGCAAATCACCATTGCCTTCAACCATTTCGGAGAAGGGCTCATTCAGAGGATGCCAag ATGCAGGCATGGCTATTTCCACATTGTGAACAATGACTACACACATTGGCGAATGTATGCTATTGGTGGCAGTGCATCCCCTACTATCAACAGCCAAGGCAATAGATTTCTTGCTCCTGATGATAGGGACCATAAGGAG GTGACCAAACATGAGACCGCTCCACAAAGCCAGTGGAAGAAATGGAGCTGGAGATCAGAAGGCGACTTGATGctaaatggcgcattcttcacGCTTTCTGGTGCTGGAGCCTCGTCTAATTTCGCCAAAGCATCAAGCTTGAGCGCGAGAACATCGTCCCTCGTGAGCTCGATGACAGCAAGAGCAGGCGTACTCAACTGTAAAGAAGGTAACGCGTGTTGA